The stretch of DNA GCTGACAAATAAGCTGAAAGAGTACTTGTTTAAAGACTATGTCCGCTGCACCCTGCTTATCCCATTCGACGAAGGGGAAGTCGTATCGTACTTTAATGAGCACGCGGCTGTGCTCGAAACAGAATATGAAGAGAATGGAACAAAGCTGACGGTTGAATGCCATCGAAAAGATTATGAAAAATTCAAGTCCTTTGTTACCGGCTAACCCGCTTTTAAAAACGGCCATCCCATATAAGATGACCGTTTTTTTATTTTTTTACCATAAGAAAAAGGCAGATGCGAGGGCAAAACCGGCAATAGCCGCCAGGGCAACCGGATAGCCGTATCCGTAGCCGTACCAGCCATAAAATCCGTAGCCAAACCCTCCTAAAAAGCCGGCAGGACGAATCCAAACATGGTCTCTCGTTACGCGGGTAATTCTTCCTGTATGAACTTTGCCATCACGGCAGGTAATTTTCACTTTTTTTCCTGTGTGCTGTGAGCAAAGATGATAAAAGTGTGCTCGAGACATGATATTCCTCCTTTCTTTGTTTCATAGTTTATGCAGGAAAAAAAGAGGTGGATAAACGAAAAGTCTATGAAATATACTTTTTTTCTATAAAAACAGTACGACTGCTTCAAAATAAACCTTATTCATATATATATATTAAGAAGGGCAGTGAAAAAGGAGGCAGCATCATGCCGGTATTAAACAGCAGAGCATGGCTGGATGAGTTTATAAGAGAGTGTGAAAGAAAAGGGAAAAAGGAAGTGTATTTTATTCAATGTGAGACGCTGTGTGCTCCGCTGGTCTCTTTTTTTCCAGCGTTCAGCCCAGAGGAACTTCACTATCACCTGCTTGCCGCCGGCTTGTTTGATCCGTCTGGATGGAAAAAATTACGGAACACAGTGGAGGGAATGGATAAAAGTGGTATGTGGGAGCTGGCAGCAAAGGAATACAAAGAGCTACAGCAAAAGTGGGATGGACCTGAAGCACATATTGTTCTTTTTCCGATACGAAAAGCACGCTGGAGAGGCAGAGCGTCTATCCCTAAAAAAAATGGAGCTGCTGTCGGGAAAGTTATTTTTCTGTTTTTGACACCTGATTTACCAAGGGAAGAAGTAAAAGCCCTGCTGGCACATGAGTACAATCATGTATGCTGGTTAGATCATTTCAAAAAAGAGGATCATTCTTTACGTTTAAAAGAGGCCCTCGTTTTAGAAGGAATAGCTGAGTTTGCGGTAAAAGAACTGTATGGGGAAAAGCAGCTTGCTCCCTGGGTGGGCCTGTATTCACTTGAAACGGCAATGAAACTATGGAAGAAAGCGTTTGTTTCTGCGTTGGAGAGCACAGATAAAGAACTACAGCATAATTTTCTATATGGAAAAAAAGATCGCCGCCTTCCCAAGTGGATTGGATATTGTATCGGCTATCATATTGTCCAGTCTTTTTCAGAGCGATCCGGCCCATTTAAAGTAGAAGATCTATTGCAAAAAAGCGCTGATGAAATCGTCGCCGGCTCGATATTTGGCAGCTGAATGCAGTCGCAAAAA from Domibacillus sp. DTU_2020_1001157_1_SI_ALB_TIR_016 encodes:
- a CDS encoding DUF2268 domain-containing protein, whose translation is MPVLNSRAWLDEFIRECERKGKKEVYFIQCETLCAPLVSFFPAFSPEELHYHLLAAGLFDPSGWKKLRNTVEGMDKSGMWELAAKEYKELQQKWDGPEAHIVLFPIRKARWRGRASIPKKNGAAVGKVIFLFLTPDLPREEVKALLAHEYNHVCWLDHFKKEDHSLRLKEALVLEGIAEFAVKELYGEKQLAPWVGLYSLETAMKLWKKAFVSALESTDKELQHNFLYGKKDRRLPKWIGYCIGYHIVQSFSERSGPFKVEDLLQKSADEIVAGSIFGS